The Thermodesulfobacteriota bacterium genome includes a window with the following:
- a CDS encoding 4Fe-4S binding protein, whose protein sequence is MLRRWVQAASALLQNAYLAFPWTGTLYQGRLKYLCTPGLNCYSCPAAVLSCPLGALQHFVGAVRPAVRWGTYRLGFYVAGFLIAVGLLSGRFPCGWLCPFGLLQDGLHRVPSAKIPVPRWMGALRYAALGILVLFLPLALTSSLGYGEAWFCRLVCPAGTLEAAGLFWIMPALREQVGPLFAWKLVLLAAVLTWAVASYRPYCRTLCPLGAIYGLFNRWSLVGVEWDPALCRDCRACAEGCELEVDPRRHGRSAACLRCFGCARERCPTGALSVRVGTRRFRPAPCDLPSTPAS, encoded by the coding sequence GTGCTGCGCCGCTGGGTCCAGGCCGCCTCGGCCCTCCTCCAGAACGCGTATCTCGCGTTTCCCTGGACCGGAACCCTCTACCAGGGCCGCCTCAAGTACCTGTGCACCCCGGGGCTCAACTGCTACTCCTGCCCCGCCGCGGTGCTCTCGTGTCCCCTGGGGGCGCTCCAGCACTTCGTAGGAGCGGTGCGCCCGGCCGTGCGCTGGGGCACCTACCGGCTGGGCTTCTACGTCGCCGGTTTCCTGATCGCCGTGGGCCTGCTGTCCGGGCGCTTCCCCTGCGGGTGGCTCTGCCCCTTCGGTCTGCTCCAGGACGGGCTCCACCGGGTTCCCTCGGCGAAGATCCCGGTCCCCCGCTGGATGGGGGCGCTGCGCTACGCCGCGCTGGGCATCCTCGTGCTCTTCCTGCCCCTGGCGCTCACCAGTTCCCTGGGCTACGGGGAAGCGTGGTTTTGCCGGCTCGTGTGCCCGGCCGGCACCCTGGAGGCCGCGGGGCTCTTCTGGATCATGCCCGCCCTGCGGGAGCAGGTGGGGCCGCTCTTCGCCTGGAAGCTCGTGCTGCTCGCCGCCGTGCTCACCTGGGCCGTGGCGAGCTACCGCCCCTACTGCCGCACCCTTTGCCCCCTGGGGGCGATCTACGGCCTGTTCAACCGCTGGAGCCTGGTCGGGGTGGAGTGGGATCCCGCCCTGTGCCGCGACTGCCGGGCCTGCGCAGAGGGGTGCGAGCTGGAGGTCGACCCCCGGCGCCACGGCCGGAGCGCCGCGTGTCTTCGGTGCTTCGGATGCGCCCGGGAGCGCTGCCCCACCGGAGCCCTCTCCGTGCGGGTGGGCACCCGCCGTTTCCGGCCCGCGCCGTGCGACCTACCTTCCACCCCCGCCTCCTGA
- a CDS encoding thioredoxin, with amino-acid sequence MRRGQRREELWVGIPKAWAAAFAGALALLGAGILLGEPFQVFFNAVSVCLSCLGVG; translated from the coding sequence GTGAGGCGAGGACAGCGCCGGGAGGAACTCTGGGTGGGCATCCCGAAAGCGTGGGCGGCCGCTTTCGCCGGCGCGCTCGCCCTCCTGGGGGCGGGAATCCTGCTGGGGGAGCCCTTCCAGGTGTTCTTCAACGCGGTGAGCGTGTGCCTCTCGTGCCTGGGGGTGGGCTAG
- a CDS encoding ribonuclease Z — MRPTFHPRLLNGPFGDPALLVRLLGQGRSLFLDLGDLHGLPARPVLRATHAFVTHAHMDHFCGLDTVVRYSLGRARTFRVVGPPGIADRVEGKLRGYTWNLVGSYEAPFVLEALEWSAAAAQARLWTFPCQEGFPRREGAEVPLPEAPTAPGVRRVHGEPAFAVWAAELDHQVPSLAFALEEPVHVNVSRPALEALGLAPGPWVRRLKEAVQAGEPPQTPIPLPGGGHGSLGTLEAAGAVLRTEGQKLAYVADCLWNAEGAGRAAALCRGAHVLYCEAAFLSRDGARARERYHLTAAQAGELARRAGAGELRIFHFSPKYRGREAELLAEAAEAFGGPVGWGP; from the coding sequence GTGCGACCTACCTTCCACCCCCGCCTCCTGAACGGTCCCTTCGGGGATCCGGCCCTCCTGGTCCGGCTCCTGGGCCAGGGACGCAGCCTCTTCCTGGACCTGGGGGATCTCCACGGCCTGCCCGCCCGCCCGGTGCTCCGGGCGACCCACGCGTTCGTCACCCACGCCCACATGGACCACTTCTGCGGCCTCGACACGGTGGTGCGCTACAGCCTGGGGCGGGCGCGGACCTTCCGGGTGGTGGGCCCTCCGGGCATCGCCGACCGGGTGGAAGGCAAGCTCCGGGGCTACACCTGGAACCTGGTGGGGTCCTACGAGGCCCCCTTTGTCCTGGAGGCGCTGGAGTGGAGCGCGGCCGCAGCGCAGGCCCGCCTGTGGACCTTCCCCTGCCAGGAGGGGTTTCCGCGCCGTGAAGGCGCCGAGGTGCCCCTGCCCGAAGCCCCCACCGCCCCGGGCGTACGGAGGGTTCACGGGGAGCCCGCCTTCGCGGTCTGGGCTGCGGAGCTCGACCACCAGGTGCCGAGTCTCGCCTTTGCCCTGGAAGAGCCGGTCCACGTCAACGTCTCGCGCCCCGCCCTGGAGGCCCTGGGCCTGGCTCCGGGCCCCTGGGTGCGCCGCCTCAAGGAGGCGGTGCAGGCCGGCGAGCCTCCCCAGACTCCCATCCCCCTGCCGGGAGGGGGCCACGGGTCCCTCGGTACCCTGGAGGCCGCCGGGGCGGTCCTGCGCACCGAGGGGCAGAAGCTCGCCTACGTGGCCGACTGCCTCTGGAACGCCGAGGGCGCCGGGCGGGCAGCGGCCCTGTGCCGAGGAGCCCACGTCCTCTACTGCGAGGCGGCCTTCCTCTCCCGCGACGGCGCCCGGGCCCGGGAGCGCTACCACCTCACCGCCGCCCAGGCCGGAGAGCTCGCCCGCAGGGCCGGCGCGGGAGAGCTGCGGATCTTCCACTTCTCGCCCAAGTATCGGGGCCGGGAGGCCGAGCTCCTCGCCGAGGCGGCGGAGGCCTTCGGGGGCCCGGTGGGATGGGGACCGTGA